The following are encoded in a window of Amycolatopsis lexingtonensis genomic DNA:
- a CDS encoding ABC transporter ATP-binding protein produces the protein MTIDAVHLTKQYRDVRAVDEVTLRVAPGEIYALLGLNGAGKTTTIRMLLGLLRPTRGEVSLFGERVRPGHNAGWARVGYLVETPAAYPELTVTENLQVIAQLRGLRDEHAVTDAIARLGLRPHAHRRAQTLSLGNKQRLALAKALLHRPELLILDEPANGLDPAGVAEIRNLLHDLAHHDGVTILLSSHILTEVARLATRIGVLDHGRLVWEGAAADLAGRSRPRLRVEVHDSGRATAVLRAAGHAVSDEEGGLALTGDRAIHHPEEIATQLVTAGCPPTRLAVEQDDLETCFLRLVGRS, from the coding sequence ATGACGATCGACGCCGTCCACCTGACCAAGCAGTACCGCGACGTCCGGGCCGTGGACGAGGTGACACTGCGCGTCGCACCCGGTGAGATCTACGCCCTGCTCGGCCTCAACGGCGCCGGCAAGACCACGACCATCCGGATGCTGCTCGGCCTGCTGCGCCCGACCCGCGGTGAGGTGTCGCTGTTCGGGGAACGGGTCCGGCCCGGCCACAACGCCGGCTGGGCCCGGGTCGGGTACCTGGTCGAGACTCCCGCCGCCTACCCCGAGCTCACCGTGACCGAAAACCTCCAGGTGATCGCGCAGCTCCGTGGCCTGCGCGACGAGCACGCCGTGACCGATGCCATCGCCCGGCTCGGCCTGCGACCCCACGCCCACCGCCGCGCGCAAACCCTCTCGCTGGGCAACAAGCAGCGCCTCGCACTGGCCAAAGCGCTGCTGCACCGGCCCGAGCTGCTGATCCTCGACGAACCCGCCAACGGCCTCGACCCCGCGGGCGTCGCCGAGATCCGGAACCTGCTGCACGACCTCGCCCACCACGACGGGGTGACAATCCTGCTCTCCAGCCACATCCTCACCGAAGTCGCCCGCCTGGCCACCCGCATCGGCGTCCTCGACCACGGACGGCTGGTCTGGGAAGGCGCCGCCGCCGACCTGGCCGGCCGGTCACGCCCGCGGTTGCGCGTCGAGGTCCACGATTCCGGTCGCGCGACGGCGGTGTTGCGCGCGGCCGGGCACGCCGTCTCCGACGAGGAGGGCGGGCTCGCCCTCACCGGTGACCGCGCGATCCACCACCCCGAAGAGATCGCCACCCAGCTCGTGACCGCGGGCTGCCCGCCCACCCGGCTCGCCGTGGAGCAGGACGACCTCGAGACCTGCTTCCTGCGCCTGGTCGGCCGGTCATGA
- a CDS encoding class I SAM-dependent methyltransferase → MPGLWASMLCRKRYVDDQLLDAAAGGLDAVVILGAGFDTRAYRLPRLRGIPVYEVDLPANTARKAAALRRRFGRVPGDVTLVPVDFETQDFRAELRRHGFTGGRKTFVVWEAVTQYLTEPAVRHTLEQLADLAPGSRLAFTYLRKDFLDGEQFYGARAAYEDFVVKWRLWRFGLAPGEVAGLLAEYGWREREQLGPAEFTARYLQPAGRDLPVSEIERSVLADTVH, encoded by the coding sequence ATGCCGGGGCTGTGGGCGAGCATGCTCTGCCGCAAGCGCTACGTCGACGACCAGCTGCTCGACGCCGCGGCCGGTGGGCTCGACGCCGTGGTGATCCTCGGTGCCGGGTTCGACACCCGGGCCTACCGGCTGCCCCGGCTGCGCGGGATCCCGGTCTACGAGGTGGACCTGCCGGCCAACACGGCCCGCAAGGCCGCCGCGCTGCGCAGGCGGTTCGGCCGGGTCCCCGGGGACGTCACGCTGGTCCCGGTGGACTTCGAGACCCAGGACTTCCGGGCGGAACTGCGCCGCCACGGCTTCACCGGCGGACGGAAGACCTTCGTCGTGTGGGAGGCGGTGACCCAGTACCTCACCGAACCCGCCGTGCGGCACACCCTCGAGCAGCTGGCCGACCTCGCGCCGGGCAGCCGGCTGGCCTTCACCTACCTCCGCAAGGACTTCCTCGACGGCGAGCAGTTCTACGGGGCACGCGCGGCCTACGAGGACTTCGTGGTCAAGTGGCGGCTCTGGCGGTTCGGGCTGGCGCCCGGCGAGGTCGCGGGGCTGCTCGCCGAGTACGGGTGGCGGGAACGCGAACAGCTCGGGCCGGCGGAGTTCACCGCCCGCTACCTGCAGCCGGCCGGGCGCGACCTGCCGGTGTCGGAGATCGAGCGCTCGGTGCTGGCCGATACCGTCCATTGA
- a CDS encoding alpha/beta hydrolase family protein: MFEYFPENYPWSLGVVATLNSGGLIDEVDRACRPIREAATRGEDAGTPDFLRAWTALTDQLVAQAEEAEKTGHLRTAGQLYARATNYLSQAERLQSASAEGRLDSYRRVLELQQKAFDLKDPGITRVEVPYEGTTLPAYFSSAGEHAPVMIMWNGLDSTKEHMYASGHWEELAARGISALMVDCPGSGEALRVQGLTARVDTEAWASACVDYLETRDDVDPARIGLVGWSLGGYYAPRAAAFEKRLALVVAWGANHDWGAVQRRRLEREGERPVPHYWEHVRWVWGHEDLDEFIAFADCINLDGVVEHITVPFLICHGERDRQIPVAYAHRSYEQAVGSPRRDLRIFSVEEGGSEHIGLDHLGHVSTYIADWVSDVFGQE; this comes from the coding sequence GTGTTCGAGTACTTCCCCGAGAACTACCCGTGGAGCCTGGGGGTCGTCGCGACGCTCAACAGCGGCGGGCTCATCGACGAGGTCGACCGGGCCTGCCGCCCCATCCGTGAGGCGGCCACCCGCGGCGAGGACGCGGGCACCCCGGACTTCCTGCGCGCCTGGACGGCGCTGACCGACCAGCTCGTCGCGCAGGCCGAGGAAGCCGAGAAGACCGGCCACCTGCGGACCGCCGGGCAGCTGTACGCGCGCGCCACCAATTATCTTTCGCAGGCCGAACGCCTCCAGAGCGCGTCCGCCGAGGGCCGGCTCGACAGCTACCGGCGCGTGCTGGAGCTGCAGCAGAAGGCGTTCGACCTCAAGGACCCGGGCATCACCCGGGTCGAGGTCCCGTACGAGGGCACGACGCTGCCGGCGTACTTCAGCTCCGCCGGCGAGCACGCCCCGGTCATGATCATGTGGAACGGGCTGGACTCGACCAAGGAGCACATGTACGCCTCCGGGCACTGGGAAGAGCTGGCCGCACGCGGCATCTCGGCCCTGATGGTCGACTGCCCCGGTTCCGGTGAGGCGCTGCGCGTGCAGGGCCTCACCGCCCGCGTCGACACCGAGGCGTGGGCGAGCGCCTGCGTCGACTACCTCGAAACCCGCGACGACGTCGACCCGGCCCGGATCGGCCTGGTCGGCTGGTCGCTCGGCGGCTACTACGCCCCGCGCGCCGCCGCCTTCGAGAAGCGGCTCGCGCTGGTCGTCGCGTGGGGCGCCAACCACGACTGGGGCGCGGTGCAGCGGCGCCGGCTGGAACGCGAAGGCGAGCGCCCGGTGCCGCACTACTGGGAGCACGTCCGGTGGGTGTGGGGCCACGAAGACCTGGACGAGTTCATCGCGTTCGCCGACTGCATCAACCTCGACGGCGTCGTCGAGCACATCACCGTGCCGTTCCTCATCTGCCACGGCGAACGCGACCGGCAGATCCCGGTGGCGTACGCGCACCGCTCGTACGAGCAGGCGGTGGGCAGCCCGCGGCGGGACCTGCGGATCTTCAGCGTCGAGGAAGGGGGGAGTGAGCACATCGGGCTGGACCATCTGGGGCACGTCAGCACTTACATCGCCGATTGGGTGAGCGACGTGTTCGGCCAGGAGTAG
- a CDS encoding fumarylacetoacetate hydrolase family protein, translating into MRFATYELDGTVHSGIAGDDGLHPLPEKTTVLDLVRAGLPAALEAGTAALRRPAVPLSAVRLLPPLDPPTVRDFVAFEEHVEGVVASVSGGAGVPPEWYQAPTFYFTNPYALLGAHDDVPVPPGCELFDFELEVAAVIGRGGASLDPARAREAIFGYTILNDWSARDLQRREMKVQLGPAKGKDSATTLGPWLVTADELAAHHDEDGFLALEMTVAVNGVRVGHDLLSNMGWPFAELVSYASRGTWVRAGDVLGSGTCGNGGCLAELWGRGRDLPPLAPGDVVEMTVEGLGTIRNTVVAGSALPPVAPARPRPRQRTR; encoded by the coding sequence ATGAGGTTCGCCACTTACGAGCTGGACGGGACCGTCCACTCCGGAATCGCCGGCGACGACGGGCTGCATCCGTTGCCGGAAAAGACAACTGTGCTCGATCTTGTGCGCGCCGGGTTGCCCGCCGCGCTCGAAGCCGGGACGGCGGCGCTGCGGCGACCGGCGGTGCCGCTGTCCGCCGTGCGGTTGCTGCCGCCGCTGGACCCGCCCACCGTCCGGGACTTCGTGGCCTTCGAGGAGCACGTCGAAGGCGTCGTCGCGAGCGTGTCCGGCGGGGCCGGGGTGCCGCCCGAGTGGTACCAGGCCCCGACCTTCTACTTCACCAACCCGTACGCGCTGCTCGGCGCCCACGACGACGTCCCGGTCCCGCCGGGCTGCGAGCTGTTCGACTTCGAGCTGGAGGTCGCCGCGGTCATCGGCCGCGGCGGCGCGTCCCTGGATCCCGCGCGGGCCCGGGAGGCGATCTTCGGGTACACCATCCTCAACGACTGGTCCGCCCGCGACCTGCAGCGCCGGGAGATGAAGGTCCAGCTCGGGCCGGCCAAGGGCAAGGACTCCGCCACCACCCTGGGGCCGTGGCTGGTGACCGCGGACGAGCTGGCGGCGCACCACGACGAGGACGGCTTCCTCGCGCTCGAGATGACCGTCGCGGTCAACGGCGTGCGCGTCGGGCACGACCTGCTGTCGAACATGGGCTGGCCGTTCGCCGAGCTGGTCTCCTACGCCTCGCGGGGCACGTGGGTCCGCGCCGGGGACGTGCTCGGGTCGGGCACCTGCGGCAACGGCGGCTGCCTGGCCGAGCTGTGGGGCCGGGGCCGGGACCTCCCGCCGCTGGCCCCGGGCGACGTCGTCGAGATGACGGTCGAGGGGCTGGGGACGATCCGCAACACCGTCGTCGCCGGTTCCGCGCTGCCGCCGGTGGCCCCCGCCCGCCCGCGGCCGAGACAGCGCACGCGATGA
- a CDS encoding VOC family protein — MTDRLITHLRHVDLAVPGFARQRDFFTGAWGLSTEHTDTGIAFLAAAGSPEQYVVRLRQAEDKRIDLIAFGAATPADVDTLAARLATSGVTLVHEPKTLLTPGGGYGFRFFDNEGRTIEVSADVAIRAHRKVEAGESVPVRLSHVVINSADPEGTRAFYERHLGFRLSDTLMHPRMGEMMWFLRINAWHHSVAIARGPHPSLHHASFELRGLDEYMRGTGRLLRAGVEKIWGPGRHLAGNNTFSYFLDPHGNTLEYTTELDEVDEDTWHPHLYDFSKPEVSDQWGTANAMNEFVARKSFNDPDKGLFVAPPV, encoded by the coding sequence GTGACCGACCGCCTGATCACCCACCTGCGGCACGTCGACCTCGCCGTGCCCGGCTTCGCCCGGCAGCGCGACTTCTTCACCGGCGCCTGGGGCCTGAGCACCGAGCACACCGACACCGGCATCGCGTTCCTCGCCGCGGCGGGCTCGCCCGAGCAGTACGTCGTCCGGCTGCGCCAAGCCGAGGACAAGCGGATCGACCTGATCGCGTTCGGCGCCGCCACCCCGGCCGACGTCGACACCCTCGCCGCGCGCCTGGCGACTTCCGGCGTCACCCTCGTCCACGAACCGAAGACCCTCCTGACGCCGGGTGGCGGCTACGGTTTCCGGTTCTTCGACAACGAAGGCCGCACGATCGAGGTCAGCGCCGACGTCGCGATCCGCGCGCACCGCAAGGTCGAAGCCGGTGAATCCGTCCCGGTGCGACTGTCGCATGTGGTCATCAACTCCGCGGATCCCGAGGGCACACGCGCGTTCTACGAACGCCACCTCGGGTTCCGGCTCTCGGACACGCTCATGCACCCGCGGATGGGCGAGATGATGTGGTTCCTGCGGATCAACGCCTGGCACCACAGCGTCGCGATCGCCCGCGGGCCGCACCCGTCGCTGCACCACGCGTCCTTCGAACTGCGCGGGCTGGACGAGTACATGCGCGGCACCGGCCGCCTGCTGCGCGCCGGAGTGGAAAAGATCTGGGGCCCGGGCCGGCACCTCGCCGGGAACAACACGTTCTCCTACTTCCTCGACCCGCACGGCAACACCCTCGAATACACGACCGAGCTGGACGAGGTCGACGAGGACACCTGGCACCCCCACCTCTACGACTTCAGCAAGCCGGAGGTCTCCGACCAGTGGGGGACGGCGAACGCGATGAACGAGTTCGTCGCGCGGAAGTCGTTCAACGACCCCGACAAGGGTCTCTTCGTCGCCCCGCCGGTGTAG
- a CDS encoding FAD-dependent oxidoreductase → MTAVNTVLVVGAGLAGTGTAILLAARGVTVDLVEVDAGISALGSGITLQGNALRVLRDLGVWEAARAEGYCFDSVGLRAPDGTVLAEIPDARTGGPDLPATLGMPRPALARILIDRARDSGVKLHFGLSVTGLGEAGDVTFSDGSTGRYDLVVGADGIRSTVRRLLGIETGPRPTGMGIWRAFGPRPASITRTDLCYGGPCHIAGYCPTGENSLYAYLVEDAQDRSGLGPVERLETMRQLASAYHGPWDEIRAALDDPARIHYTWFETHVLPAPWHRGRVVLIGDAAHSCPPTLAQGGAQALEDAAVLAELLTGHDVVDERLWTAFTDRRYARAKAVVDASNQLGQWLLDREPGDVPGLMRRITELVSQPA, encoded by the coding sequence GTGACCGCCGTGAACACCGTCCTCGTGGTCGGCGCGGGTCTCGCCGGGACCGGCACCGCGATCCTGCTCGCCGCCCGCGGAGTCACGGTCGACCTGGTCGAGGTCGACGCCGGAATCAGCGCGCTCGGGTCGGGAATCACGTTGCAGGGCAATGCCTTGCGCGTGCTGCGCGACCTCGGCGTCTGGGAGGCCGCGCGAGCCGAAGGCTACTGCTTCGACAGCGTGGGCCTGCGTGCCCCGGACGGCACCGTGCTGGCCGAGATCCCCGACGCTCGCACCGGCGGCCCCGACCTGCCCGCGACCCTGGGCATGCCCCGGCCCGCGCTGGCGCGCATCCTCATCGACCGAGCCCGCGACTCGGGCGTGAAACTCCACTTCGGACTGTCAGTCACCGGGCTGGGCGAAGCCGGCGACGTCACCTTCTCCGACGGCTCGACCGGCCGGTACGACCTGGTCGTCGGCGCGGACGGCATCCGCTCGACGGTCCGGCGGCTGCTCGGCATCGAGACCGGCCCGCGGCCCACCGGGATGGGGATCTGGCGCGCGTTCGGTCCGCGCCCGGCGTCGATCACGCGGACCGATCTCTGCTACGGCGGCCCGTGCCACATCGCCGGGTACTGCCCGACCGGGGAGAACTCGCTCTACGCCTATCTCGTCGAGGACGCGCAAGACCGCAGTGGGCTCGGTCCCGTGGAACGGCTCGAGACGATGCGGCAGCTCGCGTCGGCCTACCACGGGCCGTGGGACGAGATCCGCGCCGCGCTCGACGACCCGGCGCGCATCCACTACACCTGGTTCGAAACGCACGTCCTGCCGGCGCCGTGGCACCGCGGCCGGGTCGTGCTGATCGGCGACGCCGCGCACTCCTGCCCGCCCACCCTCGCCCAGGGCGGGGCGCAGGCCCTGGAAGACGCGGCGGTCCTGGCCGAGCTGCTGACCGGGCACGACGTCGTGGACGAGCGGCTGTGGACGGCGTTCACCGACCGCCGCTACGCCCGCGCCAAAGCCGTCGTCGACGCGTCCAACCAGCTGGGCCAGTGGCTGCTCGACCGCGAGCCGGGCGACGTCCCCGGCCTCATGCGCCGGATCACCGAACTCGTCTCCCAGCCCGCCTGA
- a CDS encoding cyclase family protein, translating to MERNDPEGAIAAAAKRCTNAGRWGPDDVLGTLNHLDAAKRVEGAALVRRGVSFSLAQSFGADGPQKGWRRRTNPVHTMLDTGVDAERGTQGFPHGIGGADDVVFMPLQASTQWDGLGHIFDHGVAYNGRRAGDVVTSEGDRVTGIETTAGLIAGRGVLLDVGRVLGGGELPDGFAITVEHLEATIAAHGPTARVGRGDLVLVRTGRLTRARREGWGDYAGGDSPGLSFTTADWLHGTEIAGIATDTWGVEVRPNEFDDAFQPLHQVAIPHIGLFLGEMWDLDALAEDCAADGVHEFWLTAAPLPVTGAVGAPVAPIAVK from the coding sequence GTGGAACGAAACGATCCCGAAGGCGCGATCGCGGCGGCGGCGAAACGGTGCACCAACGCGGGCCGCTGGGGCCCGGACGACGTGCTCGGCACGCTGAACCACCTCGACGCGGCCAAACGCGTGGAAGGCGCCGCGCTCGTCCGGCGTGGCGTGAGCTTCTCCCTGGCGCAGAGCTTCGGCGCCGACGGCCCGCAGAAGGGCTGGCGCCGCCGGACGAACCCGGTGCACACGATGCTCGACACCGGCGTCGACGCCGAACGCGGCACGCAGGGCTTCCCGCACGGGATCGGCGGCGCCGACGACGTCGTGTTCATGCCGCTGCAGGCCTCGACCCAATGGGACGGGCTCGGCCACATCTTCGACCACGGCGTGGCCTACAACGGCCGCCGCGCGGGTGATGTCGTCACCAGCGAGGGTGACCGAGTCACCGGGATCGAGACGACCGCCGGGCTGATCGCCGGGCGCGGGGTGCTGCTCGACGTCGGGCGCGTGCTCGGCGGCGGTGAGCTGCCCGACGGGTTCGCGATCACCGTCGAGCACCTCGAGGCCACGATCGCCGCCCACGGTCCCACCGCCCGGGTCGGCCGCGGCGACCTCGTCCTCGTCCGGACCGGCCGGCTCACCCGGGCCCGGCGCGAAGGCTGGGGCGACTACGCGGGCGGCGATTCGCCCGGCCTGTCGTTCACCACCGCGGACTGGCTGCACGGCACCGAGATAGCCGGGATCGCCACCGACACCTGGGGTGTCGAGGTGCGGCCCAACGAGTTCGACGACGCGTTCCAGCCGCTGCACCAGGTCGCCATCCCGCACATCGGGCTGTTCCTGGGGGAGATGTGGGACCTCGACGCCCTCGCCGAGGACTGCGCGGCCGACGGCGTTCACGAGTTTTGGCTGACCGCCGCGCCCCTGCCCGTGACCGGCGCCGTCGGTGCCCCGGTCGCCCCCATCGCCGTCAAGTAA